The DNA segment TGCACGGTTTCCGGGCGGCTCCCCACCTTGGCCAATCCGGGGAACGAGACGAGGTAGCTCCCGGTGGCCTGATGGGTGATGCGCACCGGCTCACCCGACGACGTCCGCTGGTAGGGCATGCTGGGGGTATAGGTGCCGCCCAACGGCGTCGATGGCTCGTTGGACCAGGCGAAGCCGAAGCGCTTGCCCGGGCGCCCGCTCTCGATCATCAGGAGGGAGAAGCGGGCGTCGGCCAGGGCGCCGCTCGGCGCGTAGCAGATCACGCTCGCCCAGACCCCCTTGTTCCACGACGACACCTTGCAGAGGTCCGGGGCCCCGCCGTAGGTCGACACGAAGTAGTTCTGGGGCGTGTCGGTCGGGGCACCGTTCATCTGGACGAGGTAGCTCCCCGCGGTCGAGCGCGAGATCCCGACCCCATCGGCAAACGACGAAAAGGTGTTGGTCGGCTCGGGGGCGAACTGCGACGCGGCGTCGCCCGCGACCGTGAATCCTAGCCGCGACGGCAGCGAACGAGAGCCGACGACGAGCACGGAGAAGCGCGTGTCGATGCTGGCGCCGCCGAAGGTGTAGCAGGAGACGGAGACGTCGAGGTCGAGCCCGTTGGGGGCATTGGCCCAGCCATTGAGGTGACAGCGCTCGCCGTTGGAGCCGAACGGAGTCACGAGGACGGTTTCGCGAAAGGTGCTGTCGACCTTGGCCATCCGTTCGAACGACACGAGGTACGAACCGGCGCTGCTGCGCGTGACGCGGATCCCGCCCCCGGTCTCGTTATGCTGGTAGGACGATGTCGGGGCGTACATGGTGCTGGTCGACGGGTCGTGGATCCATGCGTAGGCGAGACGCCGGGACTCGC comes from the Gemmatimonadota bacterium genome and includes:
- a CDS encoding Ig-like domain-containing protein, with product MSKRPYESGVGQTSRVVRVATLLLVGACSGESGNAIAPDGVNALVASLAVREVAAPLYAGDTIQLVADARDATGRALEGATITWSVSSEALASVASGGRLVGKGHGAVTVTATAGQASATVPVTVRLTSESRRLAYAWIHDPSTSTMYAPTSSYQHNETGGGIRVTRSSAGSYLVSFERMAKVDSTFRETVLVTPFGSNGERCHLNGWANAPNGLDLDVSVSCYTFGGASIDTRFSVLVVGSRSLPSRLGFTVAGDAASQFAPEPTNTFSSFADGVGISRSTAGSYLVQMNGAPTDTPQNYFVSTYGGAPDLCKVSSWNKGVWASVICYAPSGALADARFSLLMIESGRPGKRFGFAWSNEPSTPLGGTYTPSMPYQRTSSGEPVRITHQATGSYLVSFPGLAKVGSRPETVHVSPYGGGLFTCQVQGWSNSGDGSSLDATVRCWNRGNGDPADTYFTILVLE